Proteins from one Cryptomeria japonica chromosome 4, Sugi_1.0, whole genome shotgun sequence genomic window:
- the LOC131032033 gene encoding uncharacterized protein LOC131032033 isoform X2, protein MKVNSKRTSVKESNFNNQIICSNFTPHPYQQNMMSNKQFSPREDPTIVVVDQSRAAPLPIEQAPLVLSQLAAQNLPIEEDALSTSTFQNIKWRRMGILESDFNNHTIKNNVTSHLYQNVNMMSNKDSTQREHPTIVLFDQSREPSLPTEQAPVALAQSTTPKLPIEGDTPSTTTFENLKWRKTSFIESSFNDQIVNRNFTPHPYQNVSMMSSKEFSMREDPTIAMFDQLGVSPLRVEQDPLALALSTIPSIPIEENASFISTSGNVKWKETYVIENNLNHQTISNNLTTHSYQKVMSKRDSTLREDPAIVAFDQSGATPLQGKAASSVPAQSTALDHPIKKDALNQLVDAHPQYIPSVVQVALGLFAASLALMLEMFDKGGNTISFNLFLVTDMLALVTSLALAMIVTFEFLGKAAWLMKIITWVVAACFLLAVVAAMFVLMIPIVKWIVVSFIVAGAMVVALLRYRAFIFPTQYDTLLDIQICQQYQGLNAV, encoded by the exons ATGAAAGTAAATTCGAAGAGAACAAGTGTGAAAGAGAGCAACTTCAACAATCAAATAATTTGTAGCAATTTTACACCTCATCCCTATCAACAA AATATGATGTCTAACAAACAGTTTTCTCCAAGAGAAGATCCAACTATTGTTGTGGTTGATCAATCAAGAGCGGCACCTCTCCCAATAGAACAAGCTCCTCTTGTGCTTTCTCAATTGGCTGCACAGAACCTCCCAATAGAAGAAGACGCACTCTCCACAAGTACATTTCAAAATATAAAGTGGAGGAGAATGGGTATCTTAGAGAGTGATTTCAACAATCATACAATCAAAAACAATGTTACATCACATCTATACCAAAACGTG AATATGATGTCCAACAAAGATTCTACTCAAAGAGAACATCCAACCATTGTTTTGTTCGATCAATCGAGAGAGCCATCTCTCCCAACAGAACAAGCTCCTGTTGCACTTGCTCAATCAACTACACCAAAACTCCCAATAGAAGGAGATACACCCTCTACAACTACATTTGAGAATTTAAAGTGGAGGAAAACAAGTTTCATAGAAAGCAGTTTCAACGATCAAATAGTCAATAGAAATTTTACACCTCATCCCTACCAAAACGTG AGTATGATGTCTAGCAAAGAATTTTCTATGAGAGAAGATCCAACTATTGCTATGTTTGATCAATTGGGAGTATCACCCCTCAGAGTAGAACAAGATCCTCTTGCACTTGCTCTATCCACTATACCAAGCATTCCAATAGAAGAAAATGCATCCTTCATAAGTACATCTGGGAATGTAAAGTGGAAGGAAACATATGTGATAGAGAACAACCTCAACCATCAAACGATTTCTAACAATTTAACAACTCATTCTTATCAAAAAGTG ATGTCCAAAAGAGATTCTACTCTGAGAGAAGATCCAGCTATTGTTGCATTCGATCAATCGGGAGCAACACCCCTTCAAGGAAAAGCAGCTTCTAGTGTGCCTGCTCAATCGACCGCACTAGACCACCCAATAAAAAAAGATGCGCTAAATCAATTGGTAGATGCTCACCCCCAATACATTCCATCCGTTGTACAGGTTGCGCTCGGCTTGTTTGCAGCAAGCTTGGCTCTCATGTTGGAAATGTTCGACAAAGGGGGCAACACCATTTCTTTCAACTTATTTTTGGTCACAGACATGTTGGCTCTAGTCACTTCATTGGCTCTTGCTATGATTGTCACCTTTGAGTTTCTTGGGAAAGCTGCATGGTTGATGAAAATCATTACGTGGGTTGTAGCAGCATGCTTTCTTTTGGCTGTCGTGGCTGCTATGTTTGTTTTGATGATACCTATCGTCAAATGGATTGTTGTGAGCTTTATTGTTGCAGGTGCCATGGTAGTGGCATTGCTAAGATACAGAGCTTTCATTTTCCCCACTCAATATGATACACTGCTTGACATTCAAATTTGTCAACAATACCAAGGTCTTAATGCTGTGTAA
- the LOC131032033 gene encoding uncharacterized protein LOC131032033 isoform X1 codes for MASSVVDEVVRKLGELIPKEAGPDLPIEEDASPTRTFDNIMVSNVDFAPREDPAIVAFNQLKVTSLSIEQDPIVLDLPIQKDAPFINTCMKVNSKRTSVKESNFNNQIICSNFTPHPYQQNMMSNKQFSPREDPTIVVVDQSRAAPLPIEQAPLVLSQLAAQNLPIEEDALSTSTFQNIKWRRMGILESDFNNHTIKNNVTSHLYQNVNMMSNKDSTQREHPTIVLFDQSREPSLPTEQAPVALAQSTTPKLPIEGDTPSTTTFENLKWRKTSFIESSFNDQIVNRNFTPHPYQNVSMMSSKEFSMREDPTIAMFDQLGVSPLRVEQDPLALALSTIPSIPIEENASFISTSGNVKWKETYVIENNLNHQTISNNLTTHSYQKVMSKRDSTLREDPAIVAFDQSGATPLQGKAASSVPAQSTALDHPIKKDALNQLVDAHPQYIPSVVQVALGLFAASLALMLEMFDKGGNTISFNLFLVTDMLALVTSLALAMIVTFEFLGKAAWLMKIITWVVAACFLLAVVAAMFVLMIPIVKWIVVSFIVAGAMVVALLRYRAFIFPTQYDTLLDIQICQQYQGLNAV; via the exons ATGGCATCTTCTGTAGTTGATGAAGTTGTCAGAAAACTTGGTGAGTTGATACCTAAGGAGGCTGGACCAGACCTCCCAATAGAAGAAGATGCATCCCCCACAAGAACATTTGATAAC ATTATGGTGTCTAATGTAGATTTTGCTCCGAGAGAAGATCCAGCTATTGTTGCATTCAATCAATTGAAAGTAACATCTCTTTCAATTGAACAAGATCCTATTGTACTAGACCTCCCAATACAAAAAGATGCACCATTCATCAATACATGTATGAAAGTAAATTCGAAGAGAACAAGTGTGAAAGAGAGCAACTTCAACAATCAAATAATTTGTAGCAATTTTACACCTCATCCCTATCAACAA AATATGATGTCTAACAAACAGTTTTCTCCAAGAGAAGATCCAACTATTGTTGTGGTTGATCAATCAAGAGCGGCACCTCTCCCAATAGAACAAGCTCCTCTTGTGCTTTCTCAATTGGCTGCACAGAACCTCCCAATAGAAGAAGACGCACTCTCCACAAGTACATTTCAAAATATAAAGTGGAGGAGAATGGGTATCTTAGAGAGTGATTTCAACAATCATACAATCAAAAACAATGTTACATCACATCTATACCAAAACGTG AATATGATGTCCAACAAAGATTCTACTCAAAGAGAACATCCAACCATTGTTTTGTTCGATCAATCGAGAGAGCCATCTCTCCCAACAGAACAAGCTCCTGTTGCACTTGCTCAATCAACTACACCAAAACTCCCAATAGAAGGAGATACACCCTCTACAACTACATTTGAGAATTTAAAGTGGAGGAAAACAAGTTTCATAGAAAGCAGTTTCAACGATCAAATAGTCAATAGAAATTTTACACCTCATCCCTACCAAAACGTG AGTATGATGTCTAGCAAAGAATTTTCTATGAGAGAAGATCCAACTATTGCTATGTTTGATCAATTGGGAGTATCACCCCTCAGAGTAGAACAAGATCCTCTTGCACTTGCTCTATCCACTATACCAAGCATTCCAATAGAAGAAAATGCATCCTTCATAAGTACATCTGGGAATGTAAAGTGGAAGGAAACATATGTGATAGAGAACAACCTCAACCATCAAACGATTTCTAACAATTTAACAACTCATTCTTATCAAAAAGTG ATGTCCAAAAGAGATTCTACTCTGAGAGAAGATCCAGCTATTGTTGCATTCGATCAATCGGGAGCAACACCCCTTCAAGGAAAAGCAGCTTCTAGTGTGCCTGCTCAATCGACCGCACTAGACCACCCAATAAAAAAAGATGCGCTAAATCAATTGGTAGATGCTCACCCCCAATACATTCCATCCGTTGTACAGGTTGCGCTCGGCTTGTTTGCAGCAAGCTTGGCTCTCATGTTGGAAATGTTCGACAAAGGGGGCAACACCATTTCTTTCAACTTATTTTTGGTCACAGACATGTTGGCTCTAGTCACTTCATTGGCTCTTGCTATGATTGTCACCTTTGAGTTTCTTGGGAAAGCTGCATGGTTGATGAAAATCATTACGTGGGTTGTAGCAGCATGCTTTCTTTTGGCTGTCGTGGCTGCTATGTTTGTTTTGATGATACCTATCGTCAAATGGATTGTTGTGAGCTTTATTGTTGCAGGTGCCATGGTAGTGGCATTGCTAAGATACAGAGCTTTCATTTTCCCCACTCAATATGATACACTGCTTGACATTCAAATTTGTCAACAATACCAAGGTCTTAATGCTGTGTAA